The Desulfuromonas versatilis genome has a segment encoding these proteins:
- a CDS encoding methylenetetrahydrofolate reductase — protein MSKLQQQLDAGQFVVTAEIAPPKGSDPSEALAKARSFSGVTAINVTDNQGANMRMSPLALAALLVRQGQEPVLQLTCRDRNRLALQSDLLGAAALGVENLLILSGDHARFGDHPEAKSVFDLDSVQLLQAVEGLTLGQDLAGRSLEVAPRFCCGAAVSPSAEPFELMFQKFAKKVEAGAGFFQTQAVFDPPALERFMAAARPLGVPVLLGVLLVKSARMARFLNQHIPGVQVPEPLVERLEQAADPLDEGVAIARDMVAQARSLCQGVHLMTLGHEERIPEILHQTG, from the coding sequence ATGTCCAAACTTCAACAGCAGCTGGACGCCGGTCAGTTCGTCGTCACCGCCGAAATTGCCCCGCCCAAAGGGTCCGACCCGAGCGAGGCACTGGCCAAGGCGCGGTCCTTTTCCGGGGTGACGGCGATCAACGTCACGGACAACCAGGGGGCCAACATGCGCATGTCCCCCCTGGCGCTGGCGGCGCTGCTGGTGCGCCAGGGGCAGGAGCCGGTCCTGCAGCTGACCTGCCGGGACCGAAACCGCCTGGCCCTGCAGTCCGACCTGCTCGGGGCCGCGGCGCTGGGGGTGGAGAACCTGCTGATTCTCTCGGGCGACCATGCGCGCTTCGGCGACCACCCCGAAGCGAAATCGGTGTTCGATCTGGATTCGGTTCAATTGCTGCAGGCGGTCGAAGGCTTGACCCTTGGCCAGGACCTGGCGGGGCGTTCCCTGGAGGTCGCTCCCAGATTTTGCTGCGGGGCCGCGGTGAGCCCCTCGGCCGAACCCTTTGAGCTGATGTTTCAGAAATTTGCCAAGAAGGTGGAGGCGGGGGCCGGTTTCTTCCAGACCCAGGCGGTTTTCGACCCCCCGGCCCTGGAGCGATTCATGGCCGCGGCTCGGCCGCTGGGCGTTCCTGTGCTGCTCGGGGTGCTGCTGGTCAAAAGTGCCCGGATGGCGCGATTTCTCAACCAGCATATCCCTGGGGTGCAGGTGCCCGAGCCGCTTGTCGAACGCCTCGAGCAGGCAGCCGACCCCCTCGACGAGGGGGTGGCCATTGCCCGGGATATGGTGGCCCAGGCCCGCAGCCTCTGCCAGGGGGTGCACCTGATGACCCTGGGGCACGAGGAGCGCATCCCGGAAATCCTGCATCAGACTGGCTGA